The following are encoded together in the Fusarium keratoplasticum isolate Fu6.1 chromosome 1, whole genome shotgun sequence genome:
- a CDS encoding JmjC domain-containing protein, which yields MEVQPPSHEAATPPFHSHEPIVHHQLPLEPLYGPWLPSEQGSIPASLLPDVIEPTQSAQQDIAPAVQEPRLPEIASNDPPATRETPSASSNPQLPADSWDASSTLSEPGPIDCPIDHDYDGPQGHSVLRLKPTIDQWNDFPAILASARHLGADEDGCFKVILPQELHEELPEKNSQKVAANAYRPTQIKKNSFWRVDTVPSEGTFSSGVTGPECTASALDAIDQLRKMFRKNDHKQIRNVRYRVDVPAWTTEQRRQAGVPEKSPIHPLKGDKLENTRAIIPGIHTPYVYESGPHFGASFQIHAEDFRLVSLNHLYKGRKIWIVVPSTAVDVAEEALGRKGKCSQFMRHRAEFFFPQKLEKLGIPFRIVDQRPGETIVILPDAYHEGFSTGYTIAEAKNYADDAWTTDTYQPCEIKCQLATAIPAELLRPLQEGETQLDLCAGYELMSQQTTPAPVTTPVPMPVPAPVLVPTPSEPVKRRYEGEERDNGDIKRVKE from the coding sequence ATGGAGGTCCAACCACCGTCGCATGAGGCGGCGACTCCTCCTTTTCATTCTCACGAGCCTATCGTGCATCATCAGCTTCCACTCGAGCCTCTTTACGGTCCCTGGCTCCCGAGTGAGCAGGGTTCAATCCCCGCCAGTTTGCTCCCAGACGTCATCGAACCGACGCAATCTGCCCAGCAGGACATCGCGCCCGCGGTTCAAGAGCCTCGGCTACCAGAAATCGCCTCAAATGATCCGCCTGCGACTCGCGAAACTCCGTCTGCCTCTTCAAACCCTCAGCTGCCAGCAGATAGTTGGGATGCGAGCTCGACCCTTAGTGAACCAGGGCCCATTGATTGTCCAATCGACCACGACTATGACGGACCTCAAGGCCACAGTGTGCTGCGGCTCAAGCCAACCATCGACCAATGGAACGACTTTCCCGCCATTCTTGCCTCTGCCAGACATCTCGGGGCCGATGAAGATGGCTGTTTCAAAGTGATCCTCCCGCAGGAGCTGCATGAGGAGCTTCCAGAAAAGAATTCCCAAAAAGTTGCAGCAAATGCCTACCGGCCCACccagatcaagaagaacagcTTCTGGCGAGTCGACACTGTCCCTTCTGAGGGCACCTTTTCTTCCGGCGTGACGGGTCCAGAATGTACCGCCAGTGCTCTGGACGCCATTGACCAGCTGAGAAAGATGTTCCGCAAGAATGACCACAAGCAGATCCGCAATGTTCGTTATCGGGTCGATGTTCCTGCATGGACCACCGAGCAACGAAGGCAAGCGGGTGTTCCAGAAAAGAGCCCCATACATCCTCTCAAAGGAGACAAGCTGGAGAACACAAGAGCCATTATCCCTGGGATTCACACGCCTTATGTGTACGAATCAGGTCCGCATTTCGGAGCGAGCTTCCAGATTCATGCCGAGGACTTCCGACTCGTCTCTCTGAACCATCTCTACAAGGGCCGCAAGATCTGGATCGTGGTTCCGTCCACGGCAGTCGACGTGGCCGAGGAAGCTCTCGGCCGAAAAGGCAAATGCTCGCAGTTTATGCGCCACCGGGCTGAATTCTTTTTCCCTCAGAAGCTCGAAAAACTGGGCATCCCCTTTCGCATCGTTGACCAGCGCCCTGGCGAGACCATAGTGATTCTGCCAGATGCGTATCACGAGGGCTTCAGCACGGGATATACCattgccgaggccaagaactaTGCCGACGATGCATGGACTACCGACACATATCAACCATGCGAGATCAAGTGTCAGCTCGCCACGGCAATTCCGGCCGAGCTACTGAGACCCTTGCAGGAGGGCGAGACGCAGCTGGATCTCTGCGCCGGTTACGAACTCATGTCACAACAaacaacaccagcaccagTTACAACGCCGGTGCCGATGCCGGTGCCAGCGCCGGTACTGGTGCCAACACCATCTGAACCAGTGAAGCGGCGTTATGAAGGCGAAGAACGGGATAATGGCGATATCAAACGGGTCAAGGAATAG
- a CDS encoding Protein-serine/threonine phosphatase, which translates to MEAANGGSAAQGQNGSGGQPDGYKLTFCTVCASNNNRSMEAHLRLSQAEYPVISFGTGSLVRLPGPTITQPNVYHFNKTSYDSMFKELESKDPRLYKNNGILNMLNRNRGVKWGPERWQDWQVGVPRLNHSKDRGSEGTEGGLVDVVITCEERCWDAVIDDLLNRGSPLNRPVHVINVEIKDNHEEAAVGGQGILDLANSLNAVAREERDSIGAAAFDNGSAASRATFDERVPDVLASWQERWPNLPATWTLAWF; encoded by the exons ATGGAGGCTGCGAACGGAGGATCCGCCGCTCAGGGTCAGAATGGCTCGGGTGGGCAGCCTGACGGATACAAGCTCACATTCTGCACTGTATGTGCGAGTAACAATAACAG ATCCATGGAGGCACATCTCAGACTTTCCCAGGCGGAGTACCCAGTCATATCATTTGGTACTGGATCTCTTGTCCGTCTGCCCGGTCCCACTATCACACAGCCCAACGTCTATCACTTCAACAAGACATCCTACGACAGTATGTTTAAGGAACTTGAATCCAAGGATCCCCGGCTGTATAAAAACAACGGAATCTTGAACATGCTTAACCGAAATCGAGGCGTCAAGTGGGGACCTGAACGCTGGCAAGACTGGCAAGTAGGTGTCCCTCGCCTGAACCATTCTAAGGACCGCGGTAGCGAGGGCACCGAGGGTGGCTTGGTTGATGTGGTCATTACCTGTGAGGAGCGGTGCTGGGATGCCGTTATTGATGACCTTCTTAACCGGGGATCTCCCCTCAATCGACCTGTCCACGTTATCAACGTCGAGATCAAGGATAACCACGAAGAAGCCGCTGTTGGCGGTCAGGGTATTCTGGACCTTGCCAATTCTCTGAACGCCGTGGCTCGAGAAGAGCGAGACTCTATCGGCGCCGCCGCATTTGACAACGGCTCCGCTGCTAGCAGAGCCACTTTTGACGAACGAGTTCCCGATGTCCTTGCCTCCTGGCAGGAGAGATGGCCCAACCTTCCGGCTACATGGACCTTGGCTTGGTTCTGA
- a CDS encoding SH3 domain-containing protein, with protein MYPSTLPYTQVRDFAYPVTHPLHYGPPPEPSGPPSGMTTPASEHRRLSDPPASWEQKMPWDSWGTDAYNRGHELAPIQFGDGPPWSEDEDLQSPVVATRHRKHKSTSAAAALRGRTREVDLHPSNFDHERGYYVGTGGDGSERYYVNNGGEANGPGGEYVTYPPDQARHSRAYHIAQQPRPADGGEYYQPGSDASSPPSSPGYNEEDQSRYSRDYQFTITSPDEEFHGKAVALFDFERENENELPLVEGQIIWVSYRHGQGWLVAEDPKTQESGLVPEEYVRLLRDIEGGMNSLTGQLVEGNGSPNDVGTPTQAEHSGQYGHTPSSSNATNGYHQPIVSMFSTSSRDLDPYPTQQLGLHSGQAPPQVIHYHGQRGGSQANTPTMAQTQDVGMLRRESHDSGRQRDSTSTPVQAKPPMELPEPGGVEEAAEKENER; from the coding sequence ATGTACCCGTCGACTCTCCCATATACTCAGGTGCGGGACTTTGCATACCCAGTCACGCACCCGTTGCACTATGGTCCGCCACCAGAGCCCTCGGGTCCGCCCTCGGGCATGACAACCCCGGCAAGCGAGCATCGCAGACTATCAGACCCTCCGGCCTCTTGGGAACAAAAGATGCCCTGGGATTCATGGGGCACCGATGCATACAACCGTGGCCATGAGCTTGCTCCCATTCAATTCGGAGATGGTCCCCCGTGgagcgaggatgaagacCTACAAAGCCCCGTCGTCGCTACACGACACCGCAAACACAAGTCGACCTCGGCAGCTGCGGCATTAAGGGGAAGGACTCGCGAGGTTGATCTGCACCCGTCCAACTTTGATCATGAGCGGGGTTATTACGTGGGAACCGGTGGGGATGGCAGCGAGAGATATTATGTGAAcaacggcggcgaggccaacGGCCCTGGTGGAGAGTATGTCACTTATCCGCCGGACCAGGCACGACACAGCCGGGCATATCATATTGCCCAGCAGCCCCGTCCTGCCGACGGCGGTGAGTATTATCAGCCCGGGTCAGATGCTTCCAGCCCCCCATCGTCCCCAGGATACAATGAAGAGGATCAGTCTCGCTATTCACGAGATTATCAGTTTACCATTACATCGCCGGACGAGGAGTTCCACGGCAAGGCCGTCGCCTTGTTCGACTTCGAGCGGGAGAACGAAAACGAGCTGCCCCTGGTAGAGGGCCAAATCATCTGGGTCTCGTACCGGCACGGGCAGGGCTGGCTGGTGGCCGAGGACCCGAAGACGCAGGAGAGCGGCCTGGTGCCCGAGGAATACGTCCGACTCCTTCGAGACATTGAGGGTGGAATGAACAGCCTGACGGGCCAGCTTGTGGAGGGAAACGGCTCCCCAAACGATGTGGGCACGCCTACTCAAGCGGAGCATAGCGGTCAATATGGCCACactccatcttccagcaATGCGACTAACGGGTACCATCAGCCTATCGTGTCGATGTTCTCGACCTCGAGCAGAGACCTTGACCCGTATCCGACCCAGCAGCTGGGACTACACTCAGGACAAGCACCTCCTCAGGTCATCCACTACCACGGGCAGCGAGGAGGGAGCCAGGCAAACACCCCAACAATGGCTCAGACCCAAGACGTGGGGATgctgaggagggagagcCACGACTCTGGGAGGCAGAGAGACTCTACCTCCACGCCGGTACAAGCCAAACCGCCGATGGAGCTGCCGGAGCCAGGGGGCGTTGAGGAAGCcgcggagaaggagaacgagAGGTGA
- a CDS encoding DUF1713 domain-containing protein, whose translation MLPSSVRRVASSAISSAPQTGVISALASSAPKAIPVFLRNQQRRCSSSKPSRSDNGSSEISAGQSVPASTASPKSGTEKRKRKSSKDASERAASVKKLPSVPNTHHMSQEALGLSSFFSLHRPISVTQTMPRAVTDEHFASIFTSRTRNNKMSDTMSTLSDTIDQLEGPMAQMTIGQEGQDSMHKVDIKNADGSESSMYLQIDTMSGEFLPFRPPPLPQPQSAAETDGAVAEAEAAEDVPQHRVYKALFTIEESTDPDGQIRIMAHSPRIMQDAQPRSFLERLALRQLKFDEAQGRRDMHAISVKRQRKLKMKKKKYKKLMKRTRVLRRKLDRT comes from the exons ATGTTGCCCTCCTCGGTGCGGCGTGTcgcctcctccgccatcTCCTCCGCCCCTCAGACCGGCGTCATCTCTGCCCTCGCCTCCTCGGCTCCCAAGGCCATCCCCGTCTTTCTTCGCAACCAGCAGCGAcgatgctcctcctccaagccctCGAGATCCGATAACGGCTCCAGCGAAATCTCGGCTGGCCAGTCTGTCCCCGCCTCGACCGCGAGCCCCAAGTCTGGCACCGAGAAGCGGAAACGCAAGAGCAGCAAGGATGCCTCCGAACGAGCGGCTTCTGTCAAGAAGTTGCCCAGCGTCCCCAACACGCACCACATGTCGCAAGAAG CTCTCGGTCTATCAAGTTTCTTCTCGCTACATAGGCCCATCTCGGTCACACAAACGATGCCCCGAGCCGTGACCGATGAGCACTTTGCTTCCATTTTCACCTCCCGAACCAGGAACAACAAGATGTCCGACACCATGTCGACTCTTTCCGACACTATCGACCAGCTGGAAGGCCCCATGGCCCAGATGACCATCGGACAGGAGGGACAGGATTCCATGCACAAGGTTGATATCAAGAACGCCGACGGCAGCGAGTCGAGCATGTACCTCCAGATCGACACCATGTCGGGCGAGTTCCTCCCCTTCCGACCGCCACCGCTGCCCCAACCGCAGTCCGCTGCTGAGACGGACGGTGCagtcgccgaggctgaggccgccgaggacgtTCCCCAGCACCGCGTCTACAAGGCCCTCTTCACCATTGAGGAATCGACCGACCCCGATGGCCAGATCCGCATCATGGCCCACAGCCCCCGAATCATGCAGGACGCCCAGCCCCGGAGCTTCCTCGAGCGACTCGCCCTCCGCCAGctcaagtttgacgaggccCAGGGCCGCCGCGACATGCACGCCATCAGCGTCAAGCGGCAACGAAAactcaagatgaagaagaagaagtacaagaagctcatgaagcGGACGCGAGTCCTGCGCCGCAAGTTGGACCGAACTTAG
- a CDS encoding RNA cytidine acetyltransferase: protein MARKVVDSRIQALIKNGVQEKKRSFFVVVGDKSKDIIVNLHYIMAQASQATPNQNNSVLWAYKHKLLGFTSHRKKRETKIKKEIKRGIREANQEDPFELFVSLHNIRYTYYKETDKILGQTFGMCILQDFEAITPNTLARTIETVEGGGMVILLLKGMNSLKQLYNLSMDVHSRYRTEAHDDVVARFNERFILSLGGCNSCLVIDDEMNVLPISGGKGVKALPPADLDQPKSESQAELEAVKEQNEDRQPVGSLISLARTLDQAKALITFTDAIAEKTLRSTVALTAARGRGKSAALGVAVAAAVAYGYSNIFITSPSPENLKTLFEFVFKGFDALGYADHADYSIIQSTNPDFNKAIVRVNIHRQHRQTIQYIRPQDAHVLGQAELVVIDEAAAIPLPLVRKLMGPYLVFMASTINGYEGTGRSLSLKLIKQLREQSRSASSTGEGTELADRSTGRASKEEFQAGRKLREITLSEPIRYAQGDAVEKWLNTLLCLDATLPKAKSNINGCPDPTQCQLLNVNRDTLFSFHPVSEKFLQQMVALYVASHYKNSPDDLQLMSDAPAHELFVLVPPVSEDSTRLPEPLCVIQVSLEGKISRQSVLNSLSRGQRPNGDLIPWLVSQQFQDEDFASLSGARVVRIATNPEYVSMGYGTKALELLTDYYEGRFANLSEDEDQAMEDAMTRVTDADLANASLLDDDIKVRDINKMPPLFSKLAEKKPERLDYIGVSYGLTPPLHKFWKRASFSPVYLRQTANDLTGEHTCVMLRPLENSDDRSWLGAFSRDFHKRFLSLLSYQFGSFPAISALSIDESANAGAKLDSTEIQPLTKVELDRFLSPFDLKRLESYANNMLDYHVVLDLIPTIANLYFTGRLKSDIKLTGVQQCILLAIGLQHKDVDVVSQELSLPSSQLLAMFIKILRKVTAHFATLVSEAVDAELPKAERLGVTRENASGAHDDEIVDDRFVPLATTLDDELEEGGDEALRELKKKQRELIDSLPLDQYEIDGDAPAWEEAEKQVRSATKQGKSNPVVSVKAAKQKRKVGQTASEVYEEAFGDKRKKAKKAKKSA from the exons ATGGCGCGCAAAGTTGT AGACTCGCGCATCCAGGCGCTCATCAAGAATGGAGtgcaggagaagaagagaagcttcTTCGTAGTGGTCGGagacaagtccaaggacaTTATCGTGAACCTACATTATATCATGGCCCAGGCGTCGCAGGCCACGCCGAACCAGAACAATTCGGTCCTGTGGGCGTACAAGCacaagcttcttggcttcaCCAG TCACCGAAAGAAGCGCGAGAcaaagatcaagaaggagatcaAGCGAGGTATCCGCGAGGCGAACCAGGAGGACCCCTTCGAGCTGTTTGTGTCGCTGCACAACATCCGATACACCTACTACAAGGAGACGGACAAGATTCTGGGTCAGACCTTTGGCATGTGCATTCTGCAGGActttgaggccatcacaCCCAATACCCTTGCGCGAACGATCGAGACTGTCGAGGGCGGTGGTATGGTTATTCTGCTGCTCAAGGGAATGAACAGCTTGAAGCAGCTCTACAACTTGTCCATGGACGTCCACTCGCGGTACAGGACCGAGGCGCACGACGACGTGGTTGCGCGATTCAACGAGCGCTTCATCCTTTCGCTGGGCGGCTGCAACTCGTGTCTGGTCATCGACGATGAGATGAACGTGCTTCCCATTTCCGGTGGCAAGGGTGTGaaggctcttcctcctgctGACCTAGACCAGCCCAAGTCTGAGTCGCAGGCTGAGCTCGAGGCCGTGAAGGAGCAGAATGAGGACCGACAGCCTGTGGGATCTCTCATCTCCCTTGCCAGGACCCTGGACCAGGCTAAGGCCCTCATCACTTTCACAGATGCGATCGCCGAGAAGACGCTGCGAAGCACCGTTGCCCTGACTGCagctcgaggtcgaggaaagtctgctgctcttggtgttgctgtcgCGGCCGCTGTCGCGTACGGATATAGCAACATCTTCATTacctctccctcgcccgAGAACTTGAAGACCCTCTTCGAGTTTGTTTTCAAGGGTTTCGATGCCTTGGGATACGCTGACCACGCCGACTACTCCATCATCCAGAGCACCAACCCCGATTTCAACAAGGCTATTGTTCGAGTCAACATCCACCGACAACACCGACAGACGATCCAGTACATCCGACCTCAGGACGCCCACGTGCTAGGACAGGCTGAGCTTGTGGTTATTGATGAGGCTGCCGCTATTCCTCTGCCGCTTGTGCGAAAGCTGATGGGCCCTTACCTGGTGTTTATGGCGTCCACCATCAACGGTTACGAAGGAACTGGTCGATCTCTGTCTCTGAAGCTGATCAAGCAGCTCAGGGAACAGTCGCgctctgcctcctcgacCGGCGAGGGTACTGAGCTTGCGGATCGCTCAACTGGCAGGGCCTCAAAGGAGGAGTTCCAGGCTGGCCGAAAGTTGCGAGAGATCACCCTCTCCGAGCCCATTCGATACGCCCAAGGAGATGCCGTCGAGAAGTGGCTCAACACCCTGCTCTGCCTCGATGCCACCCTGCCCAAGGCAAAGTCCAACATCAACGGCTGCCCCGATCCCACACAATGTCAGCTCCTGAACGTCAACCGAGATACCCTGTTTTCTTTCCACCCCGTATCAGAGAAGTTCTTGCAGCAGATGGTTGCTCTGTACGTTGCAAGCCACTACAAAAACTCTCCAGATGACCTGCAGCTCATGAGTGATGCACCCGCCCATGAGTTGTTCGTTCTTGTTCCCCCTGTCTCCGAGGATAGCACAAGATTGCCAGAGCCGCTTTGCGTGATTCAAGTGTCACTGGAAGGAAAGATTAGCAGACAGAGTGTTCTCAACAGTCTAAGCCGAGGACAACGGCCAAACGGTGATCTCATCCCCTGGTTGGTCAGCCAGCAGTTCCAAGACGAGGACTTTGCTTCTCTGTCTGGTGCTCGAGTTGTTCGCATTGCCACGAACCCCGAGTATGTCTCTATGGGATACGGTACCAAGGCGCTGGAGCTCCTTACCGATTATTATGAAGGCCGGTTCGCCAACCTgtccgaggatgaggaccaGGCCATGGAGGATGCCATGACTCGAGTTACCGATGCGGATCTGGCCAATGCATCTCTGCTTGACGACGATATCAAAGTGAGGGATATTAACAAGATGCCTCCTCTGTTCTCCAAGCTcgcggagaagaagcccgagagGCTTGACTACATCGGTGTCAGCTACGGCTTGACACCTCCTCTGCACAAGTTTTGGAAGCGGGCATCTTTCTCTCCCGTGTACCTCCGCCAGACCGCCAACGACCTTACTGGAGAGCACACTTGCGTTATGCTGCGACCGCTTGAGAACAGTGATGACCGCAGCTGGCTCGGTGCCTTCTCCCGGGATTTCCACAAGCGATTCCTGTCTCTGCTCTCATACCAGTTCGGCTCATTCCCTGCCATCAGTGCTCTCAGCATTGACGAGTCTGCCAATGCTGGTGCCAAGCTGGACTCGACAGAGATCCAGCCTCTTACCAAGGTGGAGCTCGACAGGTTCTTGAGTCCTTTCGATCTGAAGCGACTCGAGTCGTACGCCAACAACATGCTCGACTACCACGTTGTGCTTGATCTGATCCCgaccatcgccaacctctACTTTACCGGCCGCCTCAAGTCTGATATCAAGTTGACGGGCGTTCAGCAGTGCATTCTGCTCGCTATTGGTCTGCAGCACAAGGACGTCGATGTCGTGTCTCAAGAGCTCTCCCTGCCTTCGTCTCAGCTCCTTGCAATGTTCATCAAGATCCTGCGCAAGGTGACGGCACACTTTGCAACCCTTGTCTCGGAGGCCGTTGATGCCGAGCTCCCCAAGGCCGAGCGCCTTGGTGTGACTCGTGAGAATGCCAGCGGAGCTCACGACGACGAGATTGTTGATGACCGATTCGTGCCCTTGGCTACCACGCTCgacgatgagctggaggagggtggcGATGAGGCGTTGAgagagctcaagaagaagcaaagagagCTTATTGACTCTTTGCCCCTTGACCA ATACGAGATCGATGGCGACGCTCCGGCGTGGGAAGAGGCGGAAAAGCAGGTTCGGAGCGCGACCAAGCAGGGCAAGTCGAATCCCGTGGTCAGCGTCAAGGCGGCCAAGCAGAAGCGCAAGGTTGGGCAGACGGCGAGCGAGGTGTATGAGGAGGCATTTGGTGATAAGAggaaaaaggccaagaaggcgaaAAAGTCTGCGTGA